One genomic window of Phaeobacter piscinae includes the following:
- the gcvT gene encoding glycine cleavage system aminomethyltransferase GcvT, with protein MTDAPKRTPLYDLHVALGGKMVDFAGWEMPVQYPMGIMGEHKQCREKAALFDVSHMGQVILRGDNVGEKLEAICPQAYATLKEGKARYGFFTNEDGGIMDDLIVSNAGDHYFVVVNAALRHQDIPHMKAHLDGVEVTEIFDRALVAVQGPAAENVVGDLCPAAREMKFMETIVADIDGVECRLSRLGYTGEDGYEISIPDADAERITKLFLAHEDCEPAGLGARDSLRLEAGLCLYGNDIDQSTSPIEASLAWAIQKRRKEEGGFPGADRIQKELAEGAAKKLVGIKPSGRAPARQHVEIQCAEGNTIGEITSGCFGPTVGGPVAMGYVAAPHGKVGEQVKLIIRGKAHDAEIVALPFVTQNYKR; from the coding sequence ATGACCGACGCGCCGAAACGTACTCCGCTCTATGACCTGCATGTCGCCCTCGGCGGCAAGATGGTCGACTTTGCCGGCTGGGAAATGCCGGTCCAATACCCCATGGGCATCATGGGAGAGCACAAGCAGTGCCGCGAGAAAGCTGCGCTGTTCGATGTCAGCCACATGGGTCAGGTGATCCTGCGCGGCGACAACGTCGGCGAGAAACTGGAAGCGATCTGCCCGCAGGCCTATGCCACCCTCAAGGAAGGCAAGGCGCGCTATGGTTTCTTCACCAATGAAGACGGCGGCATCATGGATGACCTCATCGTCTCCAACGCCGGCGACCATTATTTCGTGGTGGTGAACGCGGCCCTGCGTCATCAGGACATCCCCCACATGAAGGCGCATCTCGACGGCGTCGAAGTGACCGAGATCTTCGACCGCGCGCTGGTGGCCGTTCAGGGCCCCGCCGCCGAAAATGTAGTGGGCGATCTGTGCCCTGCTGCCCGTGAGATGAAGTTCATGGAAACCATCGTCGCTGATATCGACGGTGTGGAATGTCGGCTGTCGCGCCTCGGCTACACTGGCGAAGATGGCTATGAGATTTCCATCCCCGATGCAGACGCCGAACGCATCACCAAACTGTTCCTGGCCCATGAGGATTGTGAGCCGGCCGGTCTGGGCGCGCGGGACTCCCTGCGTCTGGAAGCGGGCCTCTGCCTCTATGGCAACGATATTGACCAGTCGACCTCTCCGATTGAGGCGTCGCTGGCCTGGGCGATCCAGAAACGCCGCAAGGAAGAGGGCGGTTTCCCCGGTGCTGACCGCATCCAGAAAGAGCTGGCCGAAGGCGCGGCGAAGAAACTGGTCGGGATCAAACCCTCCGGGCGCGCCCCTGCCCGTCAGCACGTTGAGATCCAATGCGCCGAAGGCAACACCATTGGTGAGATCACCTCTGGCTGTTTTGGCCCCACCGTCGGCGGCCCGGTCGCCATGGGCTATGTCGCGGCCCCGCACGGCAAGGTCGGCGAACAGGTCAAACTGATCATTCGTGGCAAGGCCCATGACGCAGAAATCGTCGCCCTGCCCTTCGTCACCCAGAATTACAAACGCTAA